AGTTTTCATCTCTAAGAAGCAAAACACACAATCCATAAAGCTCAAGGTCATGTGATTCACAGAGGTTTCTAGGTACCATATTTGGATATTCTGAAGTTAATCATTGAGATCAAGGAAGTTCTGACAGTGTAAATATATcataaaatcttttgtaatctaaaataaatgttttatttaagtcagagaaattattttataactaaATCAATCCGACTACATTAGAGAAAACCAacataaagtaatttttatcaGGTCAGGTCAAAAATATTTTCCTTAAAGTGGTCTTTTCACTTTCAAAGTGTAAACTGAgacataaaatatgaaatatttgtggaaatgtgaaaaCCTTTTCTTACCTTTCTCAGACTCCAAGGTCAAACACATACAATAAATCAATAATGTATAAATGCACAGCTCACCACTGCCACATATATTTCCATTGCAAAAAACAGAGAAAATCTAAGCTTTTTCTAAAGGTTTACCaccaaaaataactatttactGTCACAGGTAGCCTTTTGGTTTCTTCTCTATAAGTGAACCGGTTAAGGTTCATGACAAATCATGCAGCAAACTAGACGAGCGCACAGAGTTTGCTCATTAACTATTTTTTTACACAGCCCGCATTTCTGAGCACACCATTATTTACACGAAATCAATCTTGTTGAGGAAAACCAAGCATTTTTAAGTTCACTGTGCTGTAAAGATCTTGTACAATGGACTCATTGTGTATAATCCGCTCATGGCTTCCCAGCATCCCTTTGGAACATACTCAAATGaaatgcacacacagacacaaacatgTGAGCCATTCTTTATATTGATTGcatcttttattttgataatgatGATTATTAATTACAGATCCTGATGTATTGGATTGCTGATTTTTTTCCACAATATATGTTGTATTATTAGTTCAAATCACAGTTGGGTAATAGATGCAAACATTTCCTTTGAACACAACGCTTATATGCTATATTTTCAAAGGCATAAATTAACCCAAGAAAATAACGGCATCATCTTTTGCTTGATAATACCATTCAGTCCAGTGAAGACACCTGACCGTCACCGTAAAGTCTTCATGAATTTTAAAAGACTCATTGTTCGCCTTGGTCTTACAGTAAGTGTTTCTTTAAAGGTTTCGAATTGTAAATATGCAGCATACAAAAACTCAATTGTGTCCTCATAAAAACAACATTCAGAAGGCACTTCGTTTGGTACGAGAGAACgagaaaaaataaatcacagTTGTTGGAACTACCGATGACGTCACGGAAAAGACTGTCTGCATAGtctgaacagaaaaaaagttcaaagtGTTTTCACGGCGGTCCAGAAAAATAGCTGTTGTTCTGTTCTTTTTTTCCTGGTAAGTATACTCAAGGATAgtaaactcttaaaaaaaatgacGCTTCATTCTGCATCAAAAGTGAGCATATATATTTGCTTGCCAAGGAATATTGTTGGCCGTTGGTCCATTGAGGGAGAAAAGTAGCGTTCGTTGGGTTAGTGGTGTCCTCTAGAGGCCAGAGCTGAACGCTGGCTCGACCCCAGATGGATGGAGGGAATTGTTCGTGTTTGCAAGGCAGTGTTGGACCCGTGTGCTACCTGGTCCTCAGGCTCTGTAACACACCGTAAATGTCCGTCTCTCTGCTCAGGCCTTCAAACAGTGGCAGTAAATCCAGCAGCTCGGTGTCTGTCATGTCATCAAACCACGACTGCACCGGCACCTGCAAACACACAAACGGCATTACAAAAAGACACTTAAAACATAAACACAAACTAGTCAAACTAGCtttttgtcaaaagtaccgactttggtaccaagtcagtactgaaattttaatctcagtgtttgaaagcaggcgtctttCAGCAGATCCATCTGTCAGCGGATGTATtagggtttaaaaaaaaaattttttgtgaccctggaccacaaaaccagtcataagctgcacgggtatatttgtagcaataaccaacaatacattgtatggttcaaaattattgatttttcttttccaaaaatcattaggatattaagtaaagatcatgttccataaagatatttcctaccataaacatatcaaaaatgtatttttgtaagtaatatgcattgctaaggacttcattcggacaactttaaaggcaattttctcaatattttgatttttttgcacccttaGATTCCAGATTCcagttgtatctcagccaaatattgtcctatccaaacaaattgacccttatgactggttatGTAGTCCTGGgtcacatactgtaaaataaaatataaaaacatttttaatcctTAATATATACGCTGATAGACGGATCTGCTGAAAGACGcttgctttcaaacgctcccatgtgtatctgtgtaagcgctcggtgaagagcatcattgatgtctatttacaacatgtttgaTCATTGTATCCAATCACAGAAACAGACATCTGATGAgtgcatgaacacaatggccaatcagagatgtttaatAATCctctcaacagcgctcaaaatgctatgggaaatgctggtatcgtcacattttaaatttttaactatatgagggtgaataaatgatgacctaattttcatttttgggtgaactgttctttTAAGAAAACACTTTTCCTTTTAACAGTCAGCAAGATTGAGTCAATTTCATGAACTAAGTGTGTACAGTAACTGTAACTTGTTCTGTCCCCCCTATTATACTGAAGTTCTTTCATGATTCAGTCCGTTTAAAAGTAAGGAAGTACTAGGGTTGCAcaatttgggggaaaaaatctaACTGCAATTTTCTGATAAAAATTGTGATTGCAATTTAAGAAGATTTAAGGTGCCCccgaattaaaaattgaatttatctcggcatagttgaataacaagagttcagtacatggaaatgacatacagtgagtctcaaactccattgtttcttccttcttatataaatctcatttgtttagaagacctccgaaaaacaggcgaatctcaacataacaccgactgttacgtaacagtcaggatcattaatatgtacgcccccaatatttgcataatgccagcccatgttcccaacattatgaatgGCAtcagacaagggcagccagtattaacgtctggatcagcacagctgaatcatcagactaggtaatcaagcaaggacaatagcgaaaaatggcagatggagcgataataactgacatgatccatgatatcatgatatttttagtgatatttgtgaattgtctttctaaacgtttcgttagcatgttgcgaatgtactgttaaatgtggttaaagttaccatcgtttcttactgtattcacggagacaagaaccgtcgctattttcatttttaaacacttgcagtctgtataattcataaacaacttcattctttataaatctctccaacagtgtagcattagccgttagccacggagcacagcctcaaattcattcagaatcaaatgtaaacaatataacattatacaatattcacataatccgacgcatgtaTGACGAGCACTTTCcctttgagggttatattagctgtgtaaactttgtttatgcactgtttaaggcaagcatgAGCTCcaggggcggagagcacgagaattaaaggggcagcagcctaaatcggctcatatttaatgatgccccaaaataggcagttaaagaaataaaaaaaaacaaatctatggggtattttgagctgaaacttcacagacacattcaggggacaccttagacttatattacatcttgtaaaaaaacgttcgatggcacctttaaaaaataaataaatacacaaaaaagtgcttgtttgtagggctgcaTAATTTGGCcaatttatttgaatatacagtatatcaatatcaaactgtaataatattaataataatattttatattattattattattattattaaaatatcaaacaaaataagaatatattaattattttattaattaattaattatttaccattaaataaaacaacagcatatttaagaaaataataataataataataataattattattattattactattattattttatagtgcaactttaaatttacaatactaatatttatggcAAAATGTGCATTGTTACTCAGAGCAGATGCAAAGAGTTTGTGTGGAGCACTAAAGCATACTGAGATTTTGATTTATTCCAGTTTATCGCGCAGGAGATACTGTTGACAGCAGTGGCAGATAAAGGCATATGAGACACAGCCAACCAACTTATTTTGCCAACTGTGTGCAGTGTCTTGAGAAGAGGTCTCCATTTTCTCAGATATAACAGGCTTTAATAAGCACCTTTAGCTCATTAGTTTCAATACAGAATAACACCTTCTAATCTAACAGGACGGATGCGAGCATGTGTAGGAGGTGACAGCAGAGGTAGGATCTGTCTGACTGCGGTTTCCTCCACAGGTCTCTCGCTACAGACTGAGTCTATAATTGATGAGAAGTTTTGACAAAGGAGTGTAGAGTGCCAGTGCCTGGGTTCTACCTCATTAGTTCCACTGGAAAAAAATGATTCAGGGATAAAAGACAAATTCACACACATCACAAGTTCTAGGAGTCAAAATGCAACCAATATTATATAGTAAAAGTGTATTCTGATGCTGTAATGTTGAGTCAACTGCAGGTGCGGCCCATAGTGGTACGTACAGCGTTCTCTGGATGGAAGATGTAGGAGGCAGGTGAGTTGTCCACTATGATGACTTTGTTGAGCTCCCGGCCCAGTCGGCTGAGGTCTTTGACGTAGTTCCCCCGGTGGAACACACAGGATTCCCTGAAGAGCCGTGCCCTGAACACACCCCACTGGTCCAACAGGTCTGCTACAGGGTCAGCGTACTACAAGACCAAAAACAGAGACAACGATGAGCGTAgcacacaaacataatacaaacaagtttttcttacaaaaacccatatttagaggtgccctagaacttttttttaaaagatgtaatataagtctaaggtgtcccctgaatgtgtctttcagctcaaaataccccatagattttttttagttcatttttttaactgcctattttggggcataattagaaatgagacGATTCAGGGTGtatggccctttaaatctcgtgctccacgacccaagagctcgcgcttgccttaaacatcataaaaaaagttcaaacagctaatataaccctctaaatggatctttacaaagtgttcgtcatgtagCATGTCTAACCTcaataagtacagtgtttattttgatgtttacatttgattctgaatgaatttgaggctgtgctccgtggctaacggctaatgctacactgttggagagatttataaagaacgaatttgtgtttatgaattatacagactgcaagtgtttaaaaatgaaaatagcgacggctcttgtgaatacagtaagaaacgatggtaactttaaccacatttaacagtacattagcaacatgctaacaaaacatttagaaagacaattcacaaatatcactaaaaatatcatgttatcatgaattatgtcagttattattgctccatccgcaattttttgctattgttcttgcttgcttacctagtctgctgattcagctctgcacagatccagacgttctgcccttgtctaatgcctttcataatgctttgaacatgggctggcatatgcaaatattgatcccgactgttacgtaatttatataagatttatataagaaggaggaaacaatggagtttgagactcactgtatgtcatttccatgtactgaactcttgttatttaactatgccaaggtaaattcaatttttgaatctagggcacctttaaaactttaTACACTTTCGGCAATGGCCGTATGAGAGTTCATGAGAGAGTCGAGATCCGGTGGAAGAGTGACCTTTGACTCGACGTATGACATGAAACataggtcagaggtcactcgtTCCAACTCTCTCGTGAACGAGCGTATGGCCGTTGCgctttttggagcttcaaaaaTTCAGGCACTATTCATTGCCATTACAAAACTGGGAAGAGtcaggatattatttaatataactctgattgtgttcggctgaaggaagaaagtcatacacacctaaaatggcttgagggtgcgttcacacttgtactttgtttggtttgtttggtccggaccaataaaaaaaattaaaaaaaacatttagtcctggtccgattagcgttcagattggcaattttaatcaccaaaccaaaagatacctaacctaaaggcatagggatacgttcacaacctgattggtcggattttatgacgcaTTGCCTAtcttgagacggaacttacgaacatccaaaacaatgctgttttctgaagtaaatgcgcttgttgtgtgtgcgtggcctgcatatgatggtattttgacCAGCTGGGAACTTGTAAAGAGCTTAaaaaaggagtcaaaacagtggcgggaatccatccgtcacatacacaaatgatctgctgtgTGGAGACATGCGTCTGATGTCTGTGATGGATGGACAAACTCGCGACTAAGAAGAGAAAAAACAATACTTgcgaggattctgtcctttttagggtctcatcttcccatttttggttcggttacatgtctttggtccgtgttgcattcatatatcattcgatccgcaccagagtttgtttggaagcggaccgagatccatcttttcagcAGCCttggtccgcttgtttggtgcgcactaaggttcggatggcagcgttcacatgttcaaatgaaccgcactaacagagcaatcgcaccagggatcgttttaatcgaaccaaacgtgacaagtgtgaacacaccctaaattatgggataactttcatttttggatgaactatccctttaagtactgactaatattaattaatagttAAATATTAGTCATTCTATTTTGACAAGAAATCAGTTTTCTTGCTGCCAAAATTGAATGTTATGCAAGGAaagcattttatataaataccaGAGGTGAATTATGCATCATATCGTGAACAAGATGAACGATTTGCAATGCAAGAACCAAACTCACTGCCAACAAACTTTCTGACTCAGTTTTCCACACATCGTTTTTagtataaatcatatagaaggGTGAAATCACTCTCAATAACATTATCGTCCTCTGTTCCACCTCGAGAATCTCACAGGAGATGGATCCTGTGAGCTCCACTGACTTCACTTCATCACTTATTTGCATAAAGTTAAACTTTTCTCAACTTTGTTGAGTCACTAGGCGCGCACACATTGCATTGCAATGTTGCTAATGTCGCTGAAAAATCACCAATTTTCATTGAAAATGACTTCTGTTGCTATAAATGAAGTCTATAAAACATTGACTAATTGACAAAATGGATCCGATGGTTTATGCGCAGTGTGAAGAAACCCTAGAGACCCTTACCTTAGCCAGGCTGGCTGTAAAAAGAACACATTCAAACAGTTCGCCCATTTTCTGCAGAAACTCATCCACATGAGGCCTCTTCAGCACGTAGACCTTCAAACAAACCAAATAAACAGCTATTACTGATGGAAATGAATCGATCCTGAATCCTGGAAATGTATGAGGTGCTAACACTGAACTTTCAACAAACCTCTCCGTAGTCTTGAACTCGTCGTTCAGTTGCTGCAACCTAGTGCAAGTAACCAAGAACAGGCCAACCCTGATCCAAAAAGCCTATCCTGGATTACTTGAACCAGGTATCAGCCACTTCGCAGATGTGCTCCAGCAACAAATGAGCCATATTGACTCACACACAGACTTACTATCAACACAATTCAGACTCCCCTTCAATGTGTTTATTCTGAGCTTTCGGCTGGTGACATTTATTTACTTCAAGTTAGTTACCTCGAGCGAGTGCAGCTGACTACATCGCACACAACGACTCAAGGAGAATGATAAAAGGAAATTAGTTCAGATTCAGACTTTGATTTAGCATGAACCCTTTGGGGCCACTCACATATTACTTTTTCTTAAGAGACGAAAGgatgggcaaaaaaaaaaaaagaaaagaaaacttaataaaaatacaaagccTCAGAGGACACATGGTGGAAagcagaaaaaaatcattaatgcTAATGTCTTAATACGACAGAAAATCCACAGAACAGTGCGGCCGCTGTTCAAAGTTGAGTTATCTTTTACAGTAATATTCCAGGTTCAGTAAGTTAGGATTAGTTTTTTTACAATTTcgtgataatttactcatctccatgtcattcaagatgttcatgtccttttCTCTTatgtcgaaaagaaattaaggtttttgatgaaaacatttcagaatttttctccttatagtggacttcaatgggcaccaaacagttgaaggtcaaaattacagtttcattgcagcttcaaagcgttctatgTGATCCAaaacgagaaataagggtcttatctagagaaaccatgatcattttctaaaaaaaaaaaaaaaaaaaaattgtatacatttaaaccataaatgctcatcttgaactagctctcttcttcttctctcttagaattccagcagtgtagacgctgcaaagtgtattactgccctccacaggtcaaagtttgaactaattattat
The nucleotide sequence above comes from Chanodichthys erythropterus isolate Z2021 chromosome 23, ASM2448905v1, whole genome shotgun sequence. Encoded proteins:
- the ctdspla gene encoding CTD (carboxy-terminal domain, RNA polymerase II, polypeptide A) small phosphatase-like a isoform X2; this translates as MDNTSIITQVANPKEEEILSSCQEKVSQSNSSLKKHRNRSIFSPFFCCFRDYNAEPPATNNKTCSLPPPAEENSSPPKPPAKYLLPEVSINDYGKNCVVIDLDETLVHSSFKPISNADFIVPVEIDGTVHQVYVLKRPHVDEFLQKMGELFECVLFTASLAKYADPVADLLDQWGVFRARLFRESCVFHRGNYVKDLSRLGRELNKVIIVDNSPASYIFHPENAVPVQSWFDDMTDTELLDLLPLFEGLSRETDIYGVLQSLRTR